From the genome of Lotus japonicus ecotype B-129 chromosome 6, LjGifu_v1.2, one region includes:
- the LOC130726948 gene encoding uncharacterized protein LOC130726948: MATIHRHYTHPNHEVYIVDLNRTRITVTVTSFSSIVKNWLKAMLHFNGHRYRQRRLIVGLGIQWNPNALHPFPPDTLQLAVNHRCLIFHLTHADGVPYILHQILLDDAIRFVGFHNRYDPDKLLHSPLQLRMIRYPTDVVKCLRIRHNDPRIENASVRRVVKKYLRIKVEQRGEVKDSDWNRLNLTEEQVIFAVVDAYCAFLIAIKIPIRQLAQV, translated from the coding sequence ATGGCCACAATCCACCGCCACTACACCCATCCCAACCACGAAGTCTACATTGTCGACTTGAACAGAACCAGAATAACCGTCACCGTAACCTCCTTCTCCTCCATCGTCAAGAACTGGCTTAAGGCCATGCTTCACTTCAACGGCCACCGCTACCGCCAACGCCGCCTCATCGTCGGTCTCGGCATCCAGTGGAATCCAAACGCCCTTCATCCATTTCCGCCGGACACATTGCAGCTCGCCGTCAACCACCGGTGCCTGATCTTTCATCTCACTCACGCCGACGGCGTGCCTTATATCCTTCACCAGATCCTCCTCGACGATGCAATTCGCTTCGTCGGATTCCATAACCGCTATGATCCAGACAAGCTTCTGCACTCCCCGCTCCAATTAAGGATGATCAGGTATCCTACTGATGTGGTAAAATGCCTGCGAATTCGGCACAACGATCCGCGTATAGAAAATGCTTCTGTGCGGCGAGTTGTGAAGAAGTACCTTAGGATTAAAGTGGAGCAGAGGGGAGAGGTGAAGGATAGTGATTGGAATCGATTAAATCTTACCGAAGAACAAGTGATTTTTGCGGTTGTTGACGCCTACTGTGCTTTCCTAATCGCAATCAAAATCCCGATCCGGCAGCTGGCACAGGTATAA
- the LOC130723810 gene encoding uncharacterized protein LOC130723810: protein MATIYNIPLYGTNVTVTETATASVVKKWIKSMLFFHRHHYNNGTLIVGLGVQWTPIGQNPPADTLQLCIGSRILIFHLTHAETAPLALYQFLENPSISFVGFWNHSDRSKLATSWANLEMCRDPYDLRFYAAMEYDDPELKTASVPWIVKKCLGFDVQQRPDVSMSDWNREYLTADQLLYACTDAYCAFLIGKDLEVWEFDD, encoded by the coding sequence atGGCCACAATCTACAATATCCCCTTGTACGGAACCAACGTAACCGTCACCGAAACCGCCACCGCCTCCGTCGTCAAAAAATGGATCAAGTCCATGCTCTTCttccaccgccaccactacAACAACGGCACCCTCATCGTCGGCCTCGGCGTCCAGTGGACTCCAATCGGCCAAAACCCTCCGGCGGACACCTTGCAGCTCTGCATCGGAAGCCGCATCCTCATCTTCCATCTCACTCACGCCGAGACCGCGCCTCTCGCGCTTTACCAGTTCCTCGAAAACCCTAGCATCTCCTTCGTCGGATTCTGGAACCACTCCGATCGGTCAAAGCTTGCTACCTCCTGGGCGAATTTGGAGATGTGCAGGGATCCTTATGATCTCAGATTCTACGCGGCTATGGAGTACGATGATCCGGAGTTGAAAACTGCCTCCGTGCCGTGGATCGTGAAGAAGTGCCTCGGATTTGATGTTCAACAGAGGCCAGATGTTAGCATGAGTGATTGGAATCGAGAGTATCTTACCGCTGATCAGCTTCTCTATGCCTGCACCGATGCTTACTGTGCTTTTCTGATCGGAAAAGATCTCGAGGTTTGGGAATTTGATGATTAG
- the LOC130723687 gene encoding uncharacterized protein LOC130723687 encodes MATIHRRRYRTNDDIFTVKLHGTKITVTVTSTASVVKKWLKSTLHIHRYHHRHSALVVGLGVQWTSNAQPPQPADTLQLCIGRRCLIIHLTHAQRVPRLLRHFLLDRRVTFVGFWNHSDRSKLEDYWPNLQMWRKPDDLRKWVAMVYDDPELKKVPVRRIVRTCLGFEVEQSNEVSDSDWDGEYLSDDQVVFACVDAYCAFQIGKNIKVWSLDYC; translated from the coding sequence ATGGCCACCATCCACCGTCGTCGCTACCGTACCAACGACGACATCTTCACCGTCAAGCTGCACGGAACCAAAATAACCGTCACGGTCACCTCAACCGCCTCCGTCGTCAAGAAATGGCTCAAGTCCACGCTCCACATTCACCGTTACCACCACCGCCATAGCGCTCTCGTCGTCGGCCTCGGCGTCCAGTGGACTTCAAACGCCCAACCTCCTCAACCTGCAGACACGTTGCAGCTCTGCATCGGACGCCGGTGCCTGATCATTCACCTCACTCACGCCCAGCGCGTGCCTCGTCTCCTTCGTCATTTCCTCTTAGACCGTAGAGTCACCTTCGTCGGGTTCTGGAACCACTCAGATCGGTCAAAGCTTGAAGACTACTGGCCTAACTTACAGATGTGGAGGAAACCTGATGATCTAAGAAAGTGGGTGGCTATGGTGTACGATGATCCAGAGCTGAAAAAGGTTCCGGTGCGGCGGATCGTGAGGACTTGCCTCGGGTTTGAAGTTGAGCAGTCGAATGAGGTCAGCGATAGCGATTGGGATGGAGAATATCTTAGCGATGATCAAGTTGTTTTTGCGTGTGTTGATGCTTACTGTGCTTTTCAGATCGGAAAGAATATCAAGGTCTGGAGTTTGGATTATTGTTAA
- the LOC130723808 gene encoding cell wall / vacuolar inhibitor of fructosidase 1-like, producing the protein MKFSSISTIILISSLLMIAPIQCHFQPSLIENICRTTPHYHLCVLTLKTQQIVIHDMASCARVILKVMIARAPVVLERIQTVLAAANNEPQLKTAMDSCSNFYTQITKELLPKALSCMEKGDYKGAQQGADAAGKLAASCASKCNNKTGGSAGATSPLGDSNLYVQNMCSITVSITKQLGQTQANHQN; encoded by the coding sequence ATGAAGTTTTCAAGCATTTCAACCATCATTCTCATCTCATCCCTCCTCATGATAGCACCAATCCAATGCCATTTTCAACCAAGCTTAATAGAGAACATATGTCGCACAACACCACACTACCACCTTTGTGTTTTAACATTGAAAACACAGCAAATTGTGATCCATGACATGGCTTCATGTGCTCGCGTGATACTTAAGGTCATGATCGCTAGAGCTCCGGTGGTTCTGGAGCGAATTCAGACTGTCCTTGCTGCGGCTAACAATGAGCCGCAATTGAAAACCGCAATGGATAGTTGCAGCAATTTTTACACACAGATAACAAAAGAGCTTCTGCCAAAAGCGCTTAGTTGCATGGAGAAAGGTGATTACAAAGGTGCACAACAAGGTGCAGATGCTGCTGGAAAACTTGCTGCTTCCTGTGCAAGCAAATGCAACAACAAAACTGGTGGCAGTGCTGGTGCTACTTCGCCTCTCGGTGATAGTAATCTATATGTGCAGAACATGTGTTCCATTACCGTCTCCATCACTAAGCAATTGGGCCAAACTCAAGCAAATCACCAAAATTAA
- the LOC130724620 gene encoding galactokinase-like isoform X2, whose amino-acid sequence MAKHEELPVPVFETLEPVYGGGSELEEAQLRYDNLKSKFLSIFGHNPQLMARSPGRVNLIGEHIDYEGYSVLPMAIRQDTIVAIRKNEDQNVLRIANVNDQAYATCTYPADPNQELDLKNHKWGHYFICGYKGFHDYAKSKGVDVGPPVGLDVLVDGTVPTGSGLSSSAAFVCSSTIAIMAAFDVNFPKKEVAQLTCVCERHIGTQSGGMDQAISVMGKAGFAELIDFNPIRATDVKLPAGGTFVIAHSLAESQKAVTAATNYNNRVLECHLASIVLGIKLGMNPQEAISKVKTLSDVEGLCISFANSRNSSDPVLAVKEFLKEEPYTADEIEEITGENLTSSFSSNPAYLDVIKVAKHYKLHQRAAHVYSEAKRVHAFKDTVSSELSDEEKLKNLGDLMNESHHSCSVLYECRT is encoded by the exons ATGGCGAAACACGAAGAGCTTCCAGTCCCTGTTTTCGAAACGCTGGAACCTGTATACGGCGGTGGTTCTGAACTGGAAGAAGCTCAGCTTCGTTACGATAATTTGAAGTCTAAATTTCTCAGCATCTTCGGTCACAATCCTCAACTCATGGCTCGTTCTCCTG GGAGAGTGAACTTGATCGGGGAACACATTGATTATGAAGGCTATTCGGTGTTACCTATGGCAATTCGGCAAGACACGATCGTGGCCATTCGGAAAAACGAAGATCAAAATGTTCTTAGGATTGCTAATGTTAATGATCAAGCTTATGCTACTTGTACTTATCCTGCTGATCCTAACCAG GAGCTTGACTTGAAGAATCACAAATGGGGCCACTACTTTATTTGTGG GTATAAAGGCTTTCATGATTATGCGAAATCGAAAGGAGTTGATGTTGGTCCACCGGTTGGGCTTGATGTCCTTGTTGATGGAACAGTTCCCACAG GTTCTGGACTATCGAGCTCTGCAGCATTTGTTTGTTCTTCCACAATTGCTATTATGGCTGCTTTTGATGTGAACTTTCCAAAG AAAGAAGTTGCACAACTTACATGTGTGTGTGAACGGCACATTGGTACACAGTCTGGGGGGATGGATCAG GCAATCTCTGTCATGGGAAAAGCTGGGTTCGCTGAGCTGATTGATTTCAACCCAATCCGTGCAACAGATGTGAAACTTCCTGCTGGTGGAACTTTTGTGATTGCCCATTCTTTGGCAGAGTCTCAGAAGGCTGTTACCGCTGCTACAAATTATAATAATAGGGTTCTTGAATGCCATTTGGCTTCT atagtgcttgGGATAAAACTAGGAATGAATCCACAAGAGGCAATATCAAAAGTGAAAACACTATCTGATGTTGAAGGTTTATGCATATCATTTGCCAATAGTCGTAACTCCTCTGATCCTGTCCTGGCTGTCAAG GAGTTTTTGAAGGAAGAACCTTATACAGctgatgaaattgaagaaattACTGGGGAAAACTTGACCTCATCTTTTAGCAGTAATCCAGCTTATTTGGATGTCATAAAAGTAGCTAAGCACTACAAGTTACATCAG agaGCTGCACACGTGTACTCTGAAGCCAAAAGGGTGCACGCTTTCAAGGATACTGTATCATCAGAACTAAG TGATGAGGAGAAGCTAAAGAACCTTGGTGATCTTATGAATGAGAGTCATCATAGCTGCAGTGTTTTATATGAATGCAG AACATAA
- the LOC130724620 gene encoding galactokinase-like isoform X1, which translates to MAKHEELPVPVFETLEPVYGGGSELEEAQLRYDNLKSKFLSIFGHNPQLMARSPGRVNLIGEHIDYEGYSVLPMAIRQDTIVAIRKNEDQNVLRIANVNDQAYATCTYPADPNQELDLKNHKWGHYFICGYKGFHDYAKSKGVDVGPPVGLDVLVDGTVPTGSGLSSSAAFVCSSTIAIMAAFDVNFPKKEVAQLTCVCERHIGTQSGGMDQAISVMGKAGFAELIDFNPIRATDVKLPAGGTFVIAHSLAESQKAVTAATNYNNRVLECHLASIVLGIKLGMNPQEAISKVKTLSDVEGLCISFANSRNSSDPVLAVKEFLKEEPYTADEIEEITGENLTSSFSSNPAYLDVIKVAKHYKLHQRAAHVYSEAKRVHAFKDTVSSELSDEEKLKNLGDLMNESHHSCSVLYECSCPELEELVNISRDNGALGARLTGAGWGGCAVALVKEDIVPQFILTLKERFYQARIDKGLIKENNVDLYVFASKPSSGAAILKF; encoded by the exons ATGGCGAAACACGAAGAGCTTCCAGTCCCTGTTTTCGAAACGCTGGAACCTGTATACGGCGGTGGTTCTGAACTGGAAGAAGCTCAGCTTCGTTACGATAATTTGAAGTCTAAATTTCTCAGCATCTTCGGTCACAATCCTCAACTCATGGCTCGTTCTCCTG GGAGAGTGAACTTGATCGGGGAACACATTGATTATGAAGGCTATTCGGTGTTACCTATGGCAATTCGGCAAGACACGATCGTGGCCATTCGGAAAAACGAAGATCAAAATGTTCTTAGGATTGCTAATGTTAATGATCAAGCTTATGCTACTTGTACTTATCCTGCTGATCCTAACCAG GAGCTTGACTTGAAGAATCACAAATGGGGCCACTACTTTATTTGTGG GTATAAAGGCTTTCATGATTATGCGAAATCGAAAGGAGTTGATGTTGGTCCACCGGTTGGGCTTGATGTCCTTGTTGATGGAACAGTTCCCACAG GTTCTGGACTATCGAGCTCTGCAGCATTTGTTTGTTCTTCCACAATTGCTATTATGGCTGCTTTTGATGTGAACTTTCCAAAG AAAGAAGTTGCACAACTTACATGTGTGTGTGAACGGCACATTGGTACACAGTCTGGGGGGATGGATCAG GCAATCTCTGTCATGGGAAAAGCTGGGTTCGCTGAGCTGATTGATTTCAACCCAATCCGTGCAACAGATGTGAAACTTCCTGCTGGTGGAACTTTTGTGATTGCCCATTCTTTGGCAGAGTCTCAGAAGGCTGTTACCGCTGCTACAAATTATAATAATAGGGTTCTTGAATGCCATTTGGCTTCT atagtgcttgGGATAAAACTAGGAATGAATCCACAAGAGGCAATATCAAAAGTGAAAACACTATCTGATGTTGAAGGTTTATGCATATCATTTGCCAATAGTCGTAACTCCTCTGATCCTGTCCTGGCTGTCAAG GAGTTTTTGAAGGAAGAACCTTATACAGctgatgaaattgaagaaattACTGGGGAAAACTTGACCTCATCTTTTAGCAGTAATCCAGCTTATTTGGATGTCATAAAAGTAGCTAAGCACTACAAGTTACATCAG agaGCTGCACACGTGTACTCTGAAGCCAAAAGGGTGCACGCTTTCAAGGATACTGTATCATCAGAACTAAG TGATGAGGAGAAGCTAAAGAACCTTGGTGATCTTATGAATGAGAGTCATCATAGCTGCAGTGTTTTATATGAATGCAG CTGTCCAGAGTTGGAAGAACTCGTAAATATTTCTCGTGACAATGGTGCTCTTGGGGCGAGGCTTACTGGAGCTGGATGGGGAGGTTGTGCTGTTGCCTTGGTGAAAGAAGACATTGTTCCTCAATTTATCCTTACTTTGAAG GAACGTTTCTACCAAGCAAGAATTGACAAGGGCCTGATCAAGGAGAACAATGTCGACCTCTATGTATTTGCTTCTAAGCCATCGAGTGGTGCTGCCATTTTAAAGTTTTAG